The following are encoded together in the Lathyrus oleraceus cultivar Zhongwan6 chromosome 3, CAAS_Psat_ZW6_1.0, whole genome shotgun sequence genome:
- the LOC127127777 gene encoding uncharacterized protein LOC127127777, whose translation MIQLLFLVIFAEGVMAFLMLVKIGPLRDLVMKSLDQLKMGKAPATVKTIAGTMFVILLSSLMSIVKIQNKGAKLGTMSPMDQVLWRTHLLEASLLGFTLFLGFLIDRMHHYLQKLINLRSNMGASKEEVDNLKKETVELKEKEEKASKEIKQLKKELSTLSEGMKKVKMESEEKDKRVETAEAHVASLQKQAADLLLEYDRLLEDNQNLQAQAIGRKS comes from the exons ATGATTCAGTTGTTGTTTTTAGTGATTTTTGCGGAGGGGGTTATGGCTTTTCTTATGTTGGTAAAGATAGGTCCATTGAGGGATCTTGTGATGAAGAGCTTGGATCAGCTCAAGATGGGGAAGGCTCCAGCTACGGTTAAAACTATTGCAGGCACAATGTTTGTGATTTTGCTTTCAAGCCTTATGAGTATTGTTAAGATCCAGAACAAAGGTGCTAAGCTTGGTACTATGTCGCCTATGGATCAAGTTCTTTGGAGAACTCACTTGCTTGAGGCTTCACTCCTTG GTTTTACATTATTCCTCGGCTTCCTAATTGACCGAATGCACCATTATCTCCAAAAACTTATTAATTTAAGGAGTAACATGGGAGCTTCAAAAGAAGAAGTGGATAATCTTAAAAAAGAAACCGTCGAGCTCAAAGAAAAGGAAGAGAAAGCTTCAAAGGAGATAAAGCAGCTGAAGAAAGAACTTTCAACTCTATCAGAAGGTATGAAGAAGGTAAAGATGGAATCTGAAGAGAAAGACAAGAGAGTTGAGACGGCCGAAGCTCACGTTGCTTCCCTCCAAAAACAAGCTGCAGATTTACTACTTGAATATGACAGACTCTTGGAAGACAACCAAAATCTTCAAGCTCAAGCAATAGGACGAAAGAGTTGA